The following are from one region of the Stanieria cyanosphaera PCC 7437 genome:
- a CDS encoding response regulator, whose amino-acid sequence MSKVLIVEDSLAQRQMISDLLKGSGLKVVVACDGVEALEHLEKFSPDLVVMDIVMPRMNGYELCRRLKADPKTQNVPVVMCSSKGEEFDRYWGMKQGADAYIAKPFQPVELIGTVKQLLRA is encoded by the coding sequence ATGAGTAAAGTTCTGATTGTAGAAGATAGCTTGGCGCAAAGACAAATGATTTCGGATCTACTTAAAGGTAGTGGACTGAAAGTTGTAGTAGCTTGTGATGGGGTTGAGGCATTAGAGCATCTAGAAAAATTTAGTCCAGATCTAGTAGTGATGGATATTGTGATGCCCCGCATGAATGGTTATGAATTGTGTCGAAGGCTAAAAGCTGATCCCAAAACCCAAAATGTTCCTGTGGTAATGTGTTCTTCTAAGGGAGAAGAGTTTGACCGCTATTGGGGCATGAAACAGGGAGCAGATGCTTATATTGCTAAACCTTTTCAACCTGTAGAGTTAATTGGTACAGTCAAACAGCTTTTGAGGGCATAA
- a CDS encoding response regulator has protein sequence MQGDLQDISFSSLIKFLELNQQTGTLFVETRTSPFPINQTATSSYSYLPSKSYFSSCPSQLQTWLIFFKDGKIFYAANSQENALLQLKDYLHFNLSEKILNYLDAISDLSGDYLEYRYLFYLLQKKIISPLKAQKILKNILRESLFQILKLSQGKFFFQSSQIHLNNYFEFNPEVLMNEVLKELQYWYKLTPYIHSETQYFSNCHQEQLKKKLAAKTYQTVSNWIQHKTSLLQASRQLNCSVVALAKTVYPYLTKSWIKLLAEDSQDYLKKSINNNQQTSHIIYIDNDVTNGKNVEYILKQRNYKLTVVQDSIEALSLILKTQPDAILCNVDLPQITGYELCSMLQNSQISRQIPIILVAECEDCLDLEKAKLVCTGDYLIKPFINDELLILLEKHIKGTKEKQLHLIS, from the coding sequence ATGCAAGGTGACTTACAAGATATAAGTTTTTCTAGTCTCATTAAATTTCTGGAATTGAATCAGCAAACAGGCACACTGTTTGTGGAAACGAGAACTTCTCCCTTTCCCATTAATCAAACTGCTACTAGTAGTTATAGCTATCTTCCTTCAAAATCTTATTTTTCATCTTGTCCATCTCAACTACAGACATGGTTAATCTTTTTTAAAGATGGAAAAATTTTTTATGCTGCCAATAGTCAAGAAAATGCTCTTTTACAACTCAAAGATTATCTTCATTTCAACTTATCAGAAAAAATACTTAATTATTTAGATGCAATTTCAGACTTGTCTGGGGATTATTTAGAATATAGGTATTTATTCTATTTGCTCCAAAAAAAAATCATTTCCCCTCTCAAAGCTCAAAAAATTTTAAAAAATATTTTAAGAGAAAGTTTATTTCAGATTTTAAAATTATCTCAAGGTAAGTTCTTTTTTCAATCTAGTCAAATTCACTTAAATAATTATTTTGAATTTAATCCAGAAGTATTAATGAATGAAGTATTAAAAGAATTGCAATATTGGTATAAATTAACTCCGTATATCCACTCAGAAACTCAATATTTTAGCAATTGTCATCAAGAGCAACTTAAAAAAAAATTAGCTGCTAAGACTTATCAAACAGTAAGCAATTGGATTCAACACAAAACTTCTTTACTGCAAGCATCAAGACAATTAAACTGTTCTGTGGTCGCTTTAGCTAAAACAGTTTATCCTTATCTGACAAAAAGTTGGATTAAGTTGTTAGCTGAGGATTCGCAAGATTATTTAAAAAAATCTATTAATAATAACCAACAAACATCACACATTATTTATATTGATAATGACGTGACGAATGGTAAGAATGTAGAGTATATTCTGAAGCAGAGGAATTATAAATTAACAGTAGTTCAGGATTCGATAGAGGCATTAAGTCTAATTTTAAAAACTCAGCCTGACGCGATTCTGTGTAACGTTGATCTGCCTCAAATTACGGGATATGAATTGTGTAGTATGCTACAAAATTCTCAGATAAGCAGGCAAATTCCAATCATTTTAGTAGCTGAGTGTGAAGATTGTCTAGATTTAGAAAAAGCAAAATTAGTGTGTACTGGAGATTATCTTATTAAACCGTTTATAAATGATGAGTTATTGATTTTATTAGAAAAACATATAAAGGGTACAAAAGAGAAACAATTACATTTAATCAGTTGA
- a CDS encoding chemotaxis protein CheW gives MVSNSELLIGNEQELSLEIKPLDNPEGELHLRFYLASGEELALPATGIAEVMHPSPDHITPIPNASPLLLGTINLRGKIIWVADLGQFLADSGILNTDRPTLPVIAIEHQEQIIGLAIDRIGGMDWLDTEKLEVATNLSDSMAPFIHKQWKLDNDSTRILRLLDQVDVLRSARWAA, from the coding sequence ATGGTTAGCAATTCGGAACTACTTATCGGTAACGAGCAAGAATTATCACTAGAAATCAAACCTTTAGATAATCCTGAAGGAGAATTGCATTTGCGGTTCTATTTAGCTTCTGGTGAAGAATTGGCATTACCAGCTACAGGTATTGCTGAAGTTATGCATCCTAGTCCCGATCATATTACACCCATTCCTAACGCCTCGCCGCTTTTATTAGGAACTATTAACTTGCGAGGTAAAATCATTTGGGTGGCTGATTTGGGACAATTTTTAGCTGACTCAGGAATTCTCAATACTGATAGACCAACTCTACCAGTAATAGCAATTGAACATCAAGAACAGATTATTGGCTTAGCAATTGACCGTATTGGCGGAATGGACTGGCTTGATACAGAAAAACTAGAGGTAGCAACTAATTTATCTGATAGTATGGCTCCTTTTATACATAAACAGTGGAAATTAGATAACGATTCTACTCGAATTTTGAGATTACTAGATCAAGTAGATGTTTTGCGTTCTGCCAGATGGGCAGCGTAA